In Chryseobacterium oranimense, a single window of DNA contains:
- a CDS encoding thermonuclease family protein, with protein sequence MRILLPALLCFPVLFFSQTTAKVVGISDGDTITVLLDGNVQKKLRLAEVDCPENRQPFGKNAKKFTSDQVFARQITFTETDKDRYGRSVAKVYYDNGKYLSAEIIKAGYGWWYYSYSKNTDLGKMQEAAKIKGLGLWQDKKAVSPWDFRKQQRENAKIKRLQKQSGQQLQKTDMEKTLAI encoded by the coding sequence ATGAGAATACTTCTTCCCGCATTATTATGTTTTCCCGTTTTATTTTTCTCACAGACAACAGCTAAGGTAGTTGGAATTTCAGACGGAGATACCATTACTGTTTTATTGGACGGAAATGTACAGAAAAAGCTCCGGCTGGCAGAAGTAGATTGCCCCGAAAACAGGCAACCGTTCGGTAAAAATGCTAAAAAGTTTACATCCGATCAGGTTTTCGCCAGGCAGATCACATTTACAGAAACAGATAAGGACCGTTACGGGCGTTCGGTAGCCAAAGTATACTATGACAATGGAAAATATCTTTCAGCAGAGATTATAAAAGCCGGATACGGATGGTGGTATTATTCTTATTCTAAAAATACAGACTTAGGAAAAATGCAGGAAGCAGCAAAAATTAAAGGACTTGGCCTTTGGCAGGATAAAAAAGCAGTTTCTCCCTGGGATTTCCGAAAGCAGCAGCGTGAAAATGCCAAAATTAAACGGCTTCAAAAACAATCGGGGCAACAGCTACAGAAGACGGATATGGAAAAAACGCTGGCTATATAA
- a CDS encoding helix-turn-helix domain-containing protein, which produces MKRSEEITGQYFNFLEKHIHDVITGAVPEFMELNEIAGQLAVSHKHLTDTVKKETGQHPCYFYDGKIIDKAKEVIADSETSIAEIARMFTYDPSNFSKFFKKMTGITPGQFRKNSRHAHKESF; this is translated from the coding sequence ATGAAAAGAAGTGAAGAAATCACCGGGCAGTATTTTAATTTTCTTGAAAAACATATTCATGATGTAATAACCGGAGCTGTTCCGGAATTTATGGAGCTGAATGAAATTGCAGGGCAGCTTGCCGTTTCCCATAAACACCTTACGGATACTGTGAAAAAAGAGACAGGGCAGCACCCGTGCTATTTTTATGACGGAAAAATTATCGATAAAGCTAAAGAGGTGATCGCAGATTCAGAAACTTCCATTGCGGAAATTGCAAGAATGTTTACCTACGACCCCTCCAACTTTTCAAAATTCTTTAAAAAAATGACAGGAATTACGCCTGGACAATTTAGAAAAAACAGCAGGCATGCCCATAAAGAATCTTTCTGA
- a CDS encoding LuxR family transcriptional regulator gives MEIIEKLNSRLLDKSSRKCKLDTEVYRQRALVYAQMEGAISVLSDMQTDKSYVYKSKAAITLGLSMTENPSEIHSIWEEEIIKKIHPDDRVKKYIHELRFYELMDAMDPELRADYSVLSTIRMKDENDEYRLVKHRMFYIYSPDNGKLRFALCLYQIALDGALSPDSRFMIINMVKGEIMVKDKLDYQNILSKRELEILKYVGEGYASKEIAGFLSISINTVSRHRQNILEKLKVKNSVQAFKDSFY, from the coding sequence ATGGAGATCATAGAAAAACTGAACAGCAGACTTTTAGATAAATCATCCCGAAAATGTAAGCTTGATACTGAAGTGTACAGGCAGAGGGCATTGGTGTATGCACAGATGGAAGGCGCAATCTCTGTTTTAAGCGATATGCAGACCGATAAAAGTTATGTATATAAATCTAAAGCAGCCATTACATTGGGTTTGAGTATGACAGAAAATCCCTCAGAGATCCATTCCATATGGGAAGAGGAGATTATTAAAAAGATCCATCCGGACGACAGAGTCAAAAAATACATCCATGAACTGAGGTTTTATGAATTAATGGACGCTATGGATCCGGAGCTAAGGGCGGATTACTCTGTTCTTTCAACAATAAGGATGAAAGATGAAAATGATGAATATAGGCTTGTAAAGCACCGTATGTTCTACATTTATTCACCTGATAACGGAAAGCTGAGATTTGCATTGTGTCTTTATCAGATCGCCTTGGATGGGGCATTATCTCCGGATTCGCGTTTTATGATTATCAATATGGTTAAAGGGGAAATTATGGTAAAAGATAAGCTGGATTACCAGAATATCCTTTCAAAAAGAGAACTGGAAATTTTGAAATATGTAGGCGAAGGATATGCCAGTAAGGAAATAGCAGGATTTTTATCAATAAGCATCAATACGGTAAGCAGGCATCGTCAGAATATTCTTGAAAAACTGAAAGTTAAAAATTCTGTTCAGGCGTTTAAAGATAGTTTTTATTAG
- a CDS encoding DUF1349 domain-containing protein, giving the protein MKRLILSLCAVFMVQKTFAQTLEKMSWFNEPEQWEIKNNRLSMTVTPQSDYWRISHYGFTVDDAPFYYTTYGGEFEAKVKISGNYKARFDQMGLMLRTDKENYIKAGIEFVDGKYNLSTVVTHGTSDWSVITLDKTPPAVWIKAVRRLDAVEIFYSFDDQNYIMMRNAYLQDNTPVMVGLMAACPDGNGFTAVFDGFRVKHLPDQRRLKWLENNK; this is encoded by the coding sequence ATGAAGAGACTGATTTTAAGCTTATGTGCAGTTTTTATGGTTCAGAAAACCTTTGCACAGACTTTGGAAAAAATGAGCTGGTTTAATGAACCGGAGCAATGGGAAATCAAAAACAACAGACTGTCCATGACCGTCACTCCCCAAAGTGATTACTGGAGAATTTCCCACTATGGATTTACGGTAGATGATGCTCCTTTTTATTATACAACCTATGGCGGGGAATTTGAGGCAAAGGTGAAGATCAGCGGGAATTACAAAGCCAGATTTGACCAGATGGGACTTATGCTGAGAACAGATAAAGAGAATTACATCAAGGCAGGTATAGAATTCGTAGATGGAAAGTATAATCTGAGCACTGTAGTTACTCATGGAACAAGTGACTGGAGCGTCATTACACTGGACAAAACCCCTCCCGCAGTATGGATTAAAGCAGTGAGAAGACTTGATGCCGTGGAAATATTTTATTCTTTTGATGATCAGAATTATATCATGATGCGTAATGCTTATCTGCAGGATAATACTCCTGTAATGGTAGGCCTAATGGCTGCCTGTCCGGACGGGAACGGCTTTACAGCGGTTTTTGATGGCTTCAGGGTAAAACATCTCCCCGACCAGCGCAGGTTAAAATGGCTTGAAAACAATAAATAG
- a CDS encoding response regulator transcription factor, with protein MNERILIADDHYVVRAGTALVLESVYPKPNIDFAENYDQVKEHISNHDYDLLLLDIDMPGTQYKKMVSELKGIQKNLKILVFSGHGKDVAIQYIREGAEGYLNKQSSKEEIREAVKSVIQKGYYYPSELIGLIVQNKKSNPSEKLSTREYEIFQLLAKGSGNLEISNKLDIQMSTVSTYKKRIFKKLNVSNIAELIKVYETMH; from the coding sequence ATGAATGAAAGAATCTTAATTGCTGATGATCACTATGTAGTAAGAGCAGGTACTGCTTTAGTACTAGAGTCTGTTTATCCAAAACCCAATATAGATTTTGCAGAGAATTATGACCAGGTAAAGGAGCATATATCCAACCATGATTATGACCTTCTTCTTCTTGATATTGATATGCCCGGAACACAGTACAAAAAAATGGTCTCTGAGCTTAAAGGTATTCAGAAAAACCTGAAAATTCTTGTTTTTTCAGGACACGGCAAGGATGTAGCCATACAGTATATCCGGGAAGGCGCCGAGGGCTATCTTAATAAGCAGAGCAGCAAAGAAGAGATCAGGGAAGCAGTAAAATCTGTCATTCAGAAAGGATACTACTACCCCAGTGAGCTGATCGGGCTGATCGTTCAGAATAAAAAAAGCAATCCTTCAGAAAAACTTTCTACCCGGGAATATGAAATTTTTCAACTGCTGGCCAAGGGATCGGGAAACCTGGAGATCAGCAATAAACTGGACATCCAGATGTCTACCGTAAGCACCTATAAAAAAAGGATCTTTAAAAAACTTAATGTTTCCAATATTGCGGAGCTGATCAAGGTGTATGAAACGATGCACTAG
- a CDS encoding response regulator transcription factor, translating to MGEPNENNEIVFLLADDHSIVRQGMAILIDEVVPNSKIYQTSSSQQIVEMIKANGVEIAVIDAHFPDGNSLHIVPLMKMANPDIKILVFTGLEEELHVLKFIKAGASGYVSKLSEEAEIRQAISDIVQKGEYFSPLSRNLMLQLVQNPDLINPLSRLTKRELQIAEMYAEGHGNLEIANSLDIKQNTVSTIKKNIFDKLKIENLVELIDLINTHHKI from the coding sequence ATGGGAGAACCAAATGAAAATAATGAGATTGTATTTCTTTTAGCGGATGATCATAGCATCGTACGTCAGGGAATGGCGATCCTGATTGATGAGGTTGTTCCGAATTCTAAAATTTATCAAACTTCATCTTCACAGCAGATTGTGGAGATGATAAAAGCAAACGGAGTAGAAATAGCTGTCATCGATGCTCATTTTCCAGACGGGAACAGTCTGCATATTGTACCCCTGATGAAAATGGCCAATCCTGATATTAAAATATTGGTTTTCACAGGCCTTGAAGAAGAACTGCATGTGCTTAAATTTATCAAAGCCGGAGCCAGTGGATATGTAAGTAAATTAAGTGAAGAGGCAGAAATAAGACAGGCAATTTCAGATATTGTACAGAAAGGTGAATATTTTTCTCCGCTTTCCCGGAACTTAATGTTGCAGCTGGTTCAGAATCCGGATTTAATTAACCCTCTCAGCCGTTTAACGAAAAGAGAGCTGCAGATTGCAGAAATGTATGCAGAAGGGCACGGAAATCTGGAAATTGCAAATAGCCTGGATATCAAGCAAAACACCGTAAGTACGATCAAGAAAAATATTTTTGATAAATTGAAAATTGAGAATCTTGTCGAGCTGATCGACCTTATCAATACGCATCACAAAATATAA
- a CDS encoding MFS transporter translates to MDLTEKADKGSRRFRYIKLCIFFSGLSVFAQLYLFQPILPTVSEYFKTTAGDSSLLVSSSTIGMAIGLLFFAFKADSYSRKGLMTFSLVSSAVLTIISAWMPSLSLLIATGILKGFVVSGVSAIALAYLTEEVHASVVGLAISMYLSGNTIGGMSGRIMATILAGELGWRNAVLIIGIESLILGLIFWKLFPESRFFNPQQTDYSLKVKQMKKFLTDSYMLRLYFIAALLMGSFVSVYNYLSFRLEAAPFSLSHFVIAFIFLMYIFGVFGTMITSRLSKRFSSRLILKASVLFMLAGTALLLSGKIYIIIFGLGLFTLSFFAAHTMASQMAALHARQGKSSATSIYWLFYYFGSSILGTGTGYILHASSWNTFIFLLLFSVGISFLLATKNKN, encoded by the coding sequence ATGGATTTAACTGAAAAAGCGGATAAAGGTAGCCGGCGTTTCCGGTATATAAAGCTTTGTATTTTCTTTTCAGGGCTTTCTGTCTTTGCCCAGCTTTATCTTTTTCAGCCTATACTTCCCACTGTTTCTGAATATTTCAAAACAACTGCCGGCGACAGCTCTCTTCTGGTATCTTCTTCCACTATCGGAATGGCCATCGGACTGCTGTTTTTTGCTTTTAAGGCGGACAGTTATTCAAGGAAGGGGCTGATGACTTTTTCATTGGTATCTTCTGCAGTACTTACCATTATTTCAGCATGGATGCCGAGCCTCAGCCTGCTTATTGCAACTGGTATTTTAAAAGGCTTTGTCGTATCCGGCGTTTCTGCAATAGCCCTCGCCTACCTTACTGAAGAAGTGCATGCTTCTGTGGTGGGACTTGCGATCAGCATGTACCTTAGCGGCAATACTATCGGGGGAATGAGCGGAAGAATAATGGCTACCATCCTGGCGGGTGAACTGGGTTGGCGCAATGCTGTTCTTATTATAGGTATAGAAAGCCTGATACTGGGTCTTATTTTCTGGAAACTGTTTCCGGAATCCAGATTTTTTAATCCTCAGCAAACGGATTATTCCCTGAAGGTAAAGCAGATGAAAAAATTCCTTACGGATTCTTACATGCTTCGCTTGTATTTTATTGCTGCACTGCTGATGGGCTCATTCGTCAGTGTTTACAATTATTTATCTTTCAGGCTGGAAGCTGCACCGTTTTCTTTAAGCCACTTTGTCATTGCCTTTATATTTTTAATGTACATTTTCGGAGTGTTCGGGACTATGATCACGAGCAGGCTTTCCAAAAGATTCAGCAGCCGTCTTATATTGAAGGCTTCGGTTCTTTTTATGCTTGCGGGTACTGCCCTTTTGCTGTCGGGCAAAATTTATATTATTATTTTCGGGCTTGGATTGTTTACTCTTTCTTTTTTTGCGGCACATACTATGGCCAGCCAGATGGCTGCACTTCATGCCAGGCAGGGTAAGTCATCGGCAACCTCTATTTACTGGCTTTTTTATTATTTCGGGTCCAGTATTCTCGGAACCGGTACAGGGTACATTCTCCATGCAAGTTCATGGAATACTTTCATCTTTTTACTCCTTTTTTCTGTAGGAATTTCTTTTTTACTCGCCACAAAGAACAAAAATTAG